DNA from Solanum stenotomum isolate F172 chromosome 3, ASM1918654v1, whole genome shotgun sequence:
TCATGAGCAAAGCTTTCATCAATCAACAATATCGGACAAATTAACCTCTAATCTAATGGATTGAAGAAATGCCATCCAACCTTGTGAAAGCTTGTATTTCAGTCTTAAGATTGATAACACTGGTGTTGATTACTATATTGATAAAGCAAAGAAATATGATTGTTGGTTCTCATTTTTCAGTTCATGTCATTGACTACTAAACCTTGTTTATTTGTGTTTTCTGCACTCTTTATACCTTCATGGATCACCGTCTGTAGGTTGATATTGTAGACTTCAATGGCAGTTTTTTGGCTCGTGTCCGAGATCTTGCTGGTGCAAATCCCATAATTTTGGTTATAACTAAGGTAATAATAGCAAATAAGTGATATGCAGTTAATGGCAGTACTaacttgttttatattttttccaacTAACTTATTTTgtactctctatttcactttctTAAGGTGGATCTTCTTCCAAAAGATACTGATCTTAATTGTGTTGGTGACTGGGTTGTGGAGGCCACAATGAAGAAGAAGCTTAAGTAAGTTTGAGGTGTATTATGTATCCTTTATATCTTTGACTCGTTTGGTGCAATGGAAGTTATAGCTTCAGCTTGGATTAGTTGGTGTGCTTCTTTTGAGATCCTAATTGTCAGTTAGCCATCTCCAACCAGTATTGCTTAAGTGTGATCCTTTTGTAGATCATGTTCACTTTGTAGTAATTTGATTATGTCTCTCCTGTTTAGTAATATTCAGTTAGTGATTGTAGTTAAGGTAAATATCATATCCGACTTCTAATCCCAAGAACAAAAGATCACATAAAAATTTGAAACAGTATGCTCCTTTTTGCAGTGTTCTGAGCGTTCATTTAACAAGTTCAAAGTCATTGGTTGGAATCTCCGGGGTGGTGTTAGAAATccaaaaggagaaaaaggtcgGTTTCTTCTCTATGAAGATGTAAGATTACAATTGTCCATTTTGGGTAAAACTGCCTTGGTATTGTACGTCTGTTTGAAAATATGCATTTTGATATATACATATTCATGAGAAAAAGGTTGGTTTCTTGTCTATGAAGATGTAAGATTATACCTGTACATTTTCATGCAGTTTCTTCTTAAAGTTATCTTGACGCTTACCAACTTTCACTTGAACTAAAAGGCAATAAATTACCTTCATGAGCTCCTTATATGTGAATAGGATGTTCACAGTGCATCTTTTTTTGGATGCTGATCAGTGTATTGTGGTCCATTCTCACAGAATCTCATTAAGCATCTCCAAAGGATAAATCTCATTTTTTCTGGAACTACATTTCATGGCTTATGCTAGTTCATCCATTACTAAATCAGCTGATAAATAAATGGATGTGTCTCATGATTCTGTTTGACGGATCTTTTTAGACAGAGACTGgatgaactcaagtatgaacgAGATTGTGTCTGGATATGTAGTGATAAAGACAGctaataaaatcaaattgatcTCTTCAAGTAAAAGTTAGTCCATCTTGCTAGTAATTTGTATTGAAGGCTTGTTAGTCCTCTCATAAAATTAGATATCGTGTGATCATTATTCAATACTTGGATCTAGTCTGTCCAGTATTTGTGAGATCAAAACCTAATTGTTTGTTCTTTCAGCTATTATGTGAACGTTCTTGTTTTTATTTGGAAGGATCTTTATTTCTTTGTCAAGGAACTTTGTTCCTGCTTAAACAGATATATTGTAGGCTTTACTCTTGAATACCTTTTGTTCACACCATTTTACAGCTTACTAATCTAGTGTTGGTATTTTCCTGCAGGGAAGGGATGTATACATTCTGGTTAGTATCTGAAACTTGGAATTTGATGATTAGTCACGTTTTCTTGTGTTGTGCTGTGTCTTTGTTAGTTCTTCAATTTAATTCTTAGTTGTTTGTAATCAATTTATGTAAATGTCAAGTGCTATTGACTTTTCAGGGCTCAGCGAATGTGGGAAAATCTGCATTCATCAATGCACTGTTAAGTAAGTCGTTTATGAACCTCTGTATTCATCACACTGTTGGGGGGTGATTTTGTACATAGGGTTTAGTTCCTTAAAGTATTTTTTCTTTGGAGGGTCAAATGCAGTACCCGAGTTGCTATTCATAAACCCATAGATTTGTCTACAATTTCTGTAATTTTGTGCTCTTTTTTTCCCTATGTCACTTCAGACAAGAGTAGGTCTTAGTATCTCTGGTCATAGAGTTTGTCTCAAATTGGAATTTTGTTCTGTGGAATCACTAGAAATATCCTATCAACAACTCTGCCTACCTAACATAACCTAATATGTAGATGTACTTTTTCCATTACTTCCAACAACATTCTATGAGTTTAGCTTAtcaatttcttctatttgatagataatGTGTAATTTTACCAAGTGACGGTCGCTTCAATTTTCCAATGAAATCTTGCTTTGACCTGGACTAATGTGCTAGCAATATAATGGCAACTGGGGATTGTAATTTTCAGTCTTCTCTTTTAATGCCTATTTGTTCTTTAAATCTGCTCTTTCATTGCTTTGTCCACTCCTCCTTTTTGTCTCTGCTATTGTATCTTACTATGACTGTGTAATCAGATACGATGTCATATAAGGACCCAGTGGCAGCCTCTGCACGGAAATACAAACCAATACAATCAGCTGTTCCCGGAACGACACTGGGTCCAATCCCAATTGATGCTTTCCTTGGTGGTGAAGTAAGTTTATCTCACTGTAGCAAATGAAACCAACTTCTTTATGTGATAATCTAAAACGGTGTTTGAATTACTGGGTGCAAGGGAACGTTAAAAGTGTAGTTCTTGAATCTTAAAAGAGGAAGAGATCCTATCTAACTTCTATTATACTCGTGGAACTTAATCTGAGGTTGAGAATGTTTTTCCCCTAATGcttgaattattaatttgacACTGGAACGCTGCTAAATTAGTTCATTCGACCAAAAGTCAAGCTGctcataacttttttttagtcTCAAATGATGCCCAGGAAACCATATCTACACATGCTGATGACAAAcctttatgaaaaaaatgataaagattCATAATAGCTAATCACATTAATCGAAGTCACCATAGCTATTGTCCTTAATGTCCGACAAACTAATTTCTGATTGATTTTACTttcttgtcattttttttttttttgtttaatttccaATGTTAAAAGATGAATACTTAATAGATTGATAGCTCTTCCAATGTGTGTGGTTTTAACAGATTCTATGccctttattattatttagaaaTTGTATGATACCCCTGGAGTCCATCTTCATCATAGGCAAGCTGCAGTTATTCACGCGGAAGATCTCCCTACTCTTGCTCCTCAAAGTCGTCTTCGGGGTCAAGTTTTTCCAGTATGCTCTTTCTCCAACATTTGCTTTAAGAGATCTTGATGTCATCAAACTTGACGTGTATTcactctttctctctttttcctGGTTTTCTAATGTAACAGAGTTCTGGGCAAAACTTGGACTCGCAGATAGCTAACCGAATGAGATCAAGTGGCTTGAGTGGATTATCAATATTCTGGGGAGGCCTTGTTCGAATTGACGTTTTGAAGGTTTCTCATAAAAAACTTGTCTCCTTTGCATATATAGGCAGTCCCAATCAGTCATTTTCAATTGGTGGACTTTAATATTACTTCAGGTTCTCCCAGAGACTTGTTTGACATTCTATGGACCCAAGGCGTTGCAAATTCACGTAGTGCCTACTGAAGAAGCAGATGAATTCTACCAGGTAATTCCAAACTCTTGTATTTTATACTAAGTGGTCTTTGACCTTTGACCTTTTTGGTTGTGGATGgtaatgtaaaaagaaaaaagggaaagCACTGCACTCACAAATACAGAACTGAAAAAAGTATGAAAGTTTTCTTCtgtgtttattttctttttcaaggaAGAAAGAGTTGAATGAAGGAAAAGTAATAGAATTCATGgtttcttattttctttgttccAACCCCTTGCTCTTACCTTCATGATAATTTCATTATGGGCATTCATAGTAGGTAGAGTTGCCAATTATGTATAAATCCCTTTAGAGAGATCATTACAGAACGGATGTATAGAGATCTTTTTTCTATACGTACTTTGCACGTGAAACATCTCTCATTGTTGCAGAAAGAACTCGGAGTTCTATTGACACCTCCGACAGGAAAAGAAAAGGCAGATGACTGGATGGGACTTGAAACAAAGCGGCATTTACAAATTAAGTATGAAGATATTGAGAGGTGAGCACATTCATATATCACAAACTGTAACACTATCTGGATGCCTAATATGCCTTTTTTGTTGTTGCTAATTTGTCGGTATAGACCTACCTGCGATGTGGCTATATCTGGTCTTGGATGGTTTTCCGTTGTACCAGTTAACAAATCAGCCGGAATATCTAATCCAGTTTCAGAAGTTACAGCTGGGGAGCTAACTTTTATTGTCCATGTTCCGAAGCCAGTAGAGATTTTTGTTCGATCTCCTATGCCTGTGGGCAAAGCAGGAGGACAGTGGTACGACTACAGGGAGTTGACAGAGGAGGAATTAGAAGTGAGACCCAAATGGTTTTTCTGATTGTTACTAGTTTCTGTTGAACTTTTATATGATTGACAGTGTTActtattttttacattattagatCACCTAAGTATtcgtcataaaaaaaatagatgccTAACCTGGGAAATAACGCAGGTTACCTGCTAAAACAGGTATATACGGgtaatgtaaaaaaaatcttgCGCTCAAAATTAGTTTGCTTCAATCCATGTATTGCCATATGCTGTCTGTGAAACAGGCCTGATAccttttttaagttttaacagCTAACTTGGAGAAATCtatcaatttgattttcataaaaatagatAACCATGTTTAAACAAATATAATCGATAACAAGTCCATTCCAAACAAATtggtaaataaattataatttcaaagCAAATAAAATTTCTGAATTTTTTAGATCTCACAGTTATCATTACCCAAAACTAATGATTATAAAATAAtcactttaatattaattagaaTAGAGATTCCTCATCGTAACAAATTCGGTAAGACTCATTGTGATTTGTGGGTAATGATAAAGAATTGTATAAAATTcagaattttcttttaaagaaaTCCAAGTTGATTTTGAAGGAAACTTGAACACTTGAGAAGAATCAAACAAATTCATATAGATATACTATAGAGTATGATATAGAAATGATTCATTGTAAGAAAGCGAAAGAGGAGAGGCCAAAGACTTGTGTATTGAAATATCAATTCTTACTTTGTGATCtttaccttttatttattatcgcgtgttaattatgattgaatttttacacgaaaaactacataattgaacatatattcatattatatttactaattttatttatactttcaaataattatcCATTATCtcactctttattaattatgtACTAGATTTGGAGTCACATACATCACTCCTTAAAAATAGCCTAAAATAGAGCCACATCCCATTTAATTGTTAACCTAATTTACTACTTCACTTCAAATCAAGAACCGACATTTCTTTGATACCTATTGGAGATGGAGTATCGTTGGATTTTTGATGGCTCACCGGGTGTTTGTTGGTGAGGTGAAGAACAACAAGGAACAAAGGTTTTTCTGCTGTTTTGGTGGAGTTTTCATCGGATATGAGCAACGCGATGACGTTGGTCTTTGGTCGGAGAGAAGAGAGTGACAAAGGGGAGAGGATGAGAGATAGTGATCAAAATATATATCTGATTAGGTGTACATGTATCTAACAATTATACTATATGAtaaaatgtatatgtatatgagttaataatatatgtatctaTGGGAAAAAAACTTTGATGCTTGAAAAAAANCTTAAAAATAGCCTAAAATAGAGCCACATCCCATTTAATTGTTAACCTAATTTACTACTTCACTTCAAATCAAGAACCGACATTTCTTTGATACCTATTGGAGATGGAGTATCGTTGGATTTTTGATGGCTCACCGGGTGTTTGTTGGTGAGGTGAAGAACAACAAGGAACAAAGGTTTTTCTGCTGTTTTGGTGGAGTTTTCATCGGAGATGAGCAACGCGATGACGTTGGTCTTTGGTCGGAGAGAAGAGAGTGACAAAGGGGAGAGGATGAGAGATAGTGGTCGAAATATATATCTGATTAGGTGTACATGTATCTAACAAAATATACTATATGAtaaaatgtatatgtatatgagttaatattatatgtatttatggaaaaaaaaactttgatgCTCGAAAAAAATGggaaggaatttaaattttttggagaAGAAATTCTGTGAATAAGCAATTGGATAATTTTCTAATGCTGGAAAAAAtagaaagagttttttttttttttttttgaattatggtaagaattTTAATATCGGAAACTCACGAAAAGACAGATAATTAACCTGGAATTTGCATTGTTTGTACTTTGTAGGATAACCACTTATGCCAAACTAGATAAGATGTAGACCACTTAAGCTAAAATAGGCTAAAAATCATAACTTAGATTACCGAATGAATATGGGCTTTAAGAACAAGATCATGAGCCTGGAAAAGCCGACCCCAGGCCCAAAATCAGTCGACCCGACATAATTAAATACTCTTTAACAACAAATAGGAGcccttaaattcaaaaataggaAAGGTGTTGAAAAATCCGTTTTCCCGCCTTAAAGCTCCCCCAATTGGGACTAATCTATCCATCCGCATCTTCAAAGTTCAAACAAAACGCTTCTTTCTTCCTCTAATCATTCTTCAGAAAACAGTAGGGTTTTGATCTCCAAAGCCCTATTTTAGTTTTCATTTCTAGGGTTTTGATTTTCTCTCTGGGAACTCCTAGCTCTCAGTGACCATGCATGTCAAAGAAATTTGCTTGGAGGGGTTCAAGTCATATGCAACAAGAACAGTTGTCTCGGGTTTCGATCCGTTTTTCAATGCAATAACCGGTTTGAATGGGTCCGGGAAATCCAACATTTTGGACTCAATTTGCTTTGTTTTAGGGATTACGAATTTGCAGCAGGTTAGGGCTTCTAATCTGCAGGAGTTGGTGTACAAGCAAGGCCAAGCTGGAATTACTAAAGCTACAGTGTCCGTTGTCTTTGATAATTCGGACCGTAGTCGAAGTCCTTTGGGATATGAAGATTGTGCCGAGATCACAGTTACCCGTCAGGTgacttccatttttcttttaatgtgtttgagaaaatatgtataattagCTAAAGGGGTTCATAATTGTGAAAATCTtcattttgaagttgaactCGATGTTTAAATTTGCAGTCATTTTAGACTGTACGAATTTGGACGAGGTTACAATTTTGCCGTTAGAATGTCACTGAGTTAGTATATGTGgctgaatttgcatacaactgTTGAAAAGAGTTCCCTAGACATATCAATCAGAAATAAACAGTTTTTCAATTGGTGCAAACCAAGGATTGAGCTTGTATCTTGGTTGCCAAAAGAATGTTGCTACTGCCTTTATTATATGCAATTGTTTAGTGagttttcaaataatttaaatgtaGCCATCTCAATTACATATGCAATTGTTTAGTgagttttcaaataaaaaatgtagcCATCTCAATTACATGAAGGGGTTGTTTACAGGATATTAGGGCTTCTATTGCACACATTGTTATGTGAACCAGCCTTTATGCCCCCTTTTCTCTTTCTAATCAGGATTAACCATGCTTATAGGTGAAAAATCCTACAATGAGGTTTACTATATTGCTCCCTCCATCTGTTTTTACTTGTCCAacattgacttgacacaccctTAAGAAACGGTAAATATAATGACAATTTTACCATATTACCCTTTGAACATAATAAATTCAATGCTTTGggaaatgactatagttattagtaagggtaaattagtaactaagtgataaattatctcttggtTTTCTAATCTCgacaagtaaaaatggacaTCTAgttttagtatagtggacaagtaaaacgtggatggagggagtatattatATCTGTCAGTAGATAGTACTTCCGTGTTAAATAGAAGATAGCAAGATCCAACTTGGAACTGATTGATTAGATTGGAAGTTAAGGAGAAGTCAAGGATCTTGCTTTTCCCCTTCTCTTTTAATTCCTAATCCATTTGAAATCAATAACTGTTGTCATAAAAAATACAGTCAAAGACTGAAACTCTTCTTCTACTCATCCTTTATCAATATCTGCTTTTATTTGCAAGGCTACTGTGTTAATCATTCAATGATCATATATTTGCAGATTGTAGTTGGTGGAAGGAACAAATATCTGATCAACGGGCACCTTGCACAGCCAAATCGGGTTCAGAATCTTTTTCACTCTGTGCAGCTAAATGTAAACAATCCACACTTTCTTATTATGCAAGGGCGCATTACAAAAGTCTTAAACATGAAACCTCCTGAAATCTTGTCTATGCTTGAAGAAGCTGCTGGTACAAGAATGTACGAGACAAAGAAAGAAGCTGCCCTCAAAACTCTTGAAAAGAAACAAAGTAAAGTTGATGAGATTGACAAGCTCTTAGATCAGGAAATTCTTCCTGCTTTGGAGAAGTTGAGGAAAGAGAGGATGCAGTATATGCAATGGGCAAATGGAAATGCAGAATTGGACAGACTTAAACGGTTTTGCATTGCCTATGAGTATGTTCAAGCTGAAAAAGTTATGGCTGATGCCATACAGGGTTTAGAAGGTATGAAGTCTAAGATTACTGAAATTGATAGTAATGTGGGAAAGATTCAGGAAGAGGTACAGGAAATGGAAAAGAGAGCATCAGAATTGCAAGCTGAGAAAGATGCAAACATGGGTGGGGAGATAAAGCTTTTGACTGAAAAGGTTGATGCTCTTTCATGTGATCTGGTGAAGGAGTCATCTGTCTTAAAAAATCAAGAGGACATTCTAAAGactgagaaaaaaaattgtgtaaagGTCAGAACTTCATACTTCCCAGCCTTGCCTGTTTGtaattttcctttttccctCTCAGAGATTTCACTGTATTTTTCTGTTACTTGTCTGTTCTTAAGCTCCATCGTTATTATGTCCCTTGGATTTAATAATGATGCACTGACATtgcagattaaaaaaaatctcgaAGAATTGAAGCAATCAGCAGAAGAAAAGGTTGCCGCTGTAAGTAAGGCTGAAGAAGGAGCATCAGACCTCAAGAAAAGAGCCGAGGAGCTTTCTATTAGTCTTGAAGCACATGAAAAGGAGTACCAGGTGAGCATATATGATTTTTTGTGGGGATCACTGCACAATGCCTATTAAATCCTATCTCATCTCTATCAGCTGATCCTAATTCTCTTGTAGGGTGTGTTGGCTGGTAAGAGTAGTGGGAATGAGGAGAAATGCCTTGAAGAACAACTAGCCGATGCCAAAGTAGAAGTTGGAAATGCTGAAACAGAACTGAAACAGTTGCAAACAAAAATAAACCATTGTGAGAAAGAGCTAAAAGGGAAGAAAACTCAGCTATTATCAAAGCGTGAAGAAGCTGCTGCAGTGGAAAATGAGCTTAACAATGGGAAGAAACAAGTGGAAAAGCTTCAAAAAGCTTTGGAATCTCTTTCATACAAAGAGGAGCAGATGGATTTATTACAATGTGTACGTCTCTCTCTGGATGCCCCCAAAATCTAAGCTACTCGTacaaaagtcattttttaaatttctttatgtttttcttgtTGTTGATTGATGCTGTCTCTTTAATCAGGATCGTTCCATTGAAGTAGAGGCTATACAAAAGTTAAAAGATGAAATACGTGTTCTTTCCTCTCGTCTGTCCAATATTGACTTCACATATAGTGACCCAGTGAAGAATTTTAATAGATCGAAGGTGAAAGGCGTTGTCGCGAAACTCATTAAAGTGAAGGATAGTTCTGCAATGACTGCGCTAGAGGTTTGTGAATTACATGtattatgatatttttctttagttctcTAATAGTCTCATCCTGTAAGGGTTTACTATAGCTGATAAGTATGTTGGTTGTGgcattataatattaatcttcTGCAGGTAGCTGCTGGAGGGAAGTTGTTTAATATTGTGGTAGACACAGAAGACACAGGAAAACAACTTCTACAAAAAGGCGGTCTTAGGAAGAGAGTGACTATTATACCCttaaacaaaattcaaactcaTCCTGTTCCACCAAGACAGCAAAATGCTGCTGCTAGACTAGTAAGTCACTGCAATTTCATGATATGTAATGACCATCAGTTGGTGCTTTTATTAGAACACACGTGTTTATTTTACAGGTTGGGAAGGGTAACGCTGAAGTGGCAATTTCTCTAGTTGGATATGATGAAGAACTCAAAGTATGGCCCTACTCTACCAGTAATTCTTTGTTTCTGATGTTTGTAAATTTATAACACAAATTTCTGTGTATGACACCAACTTTGTGATATCTCATTATTGATTGGGCTTCTCTGGTTTCTGAGTTGGAAAATTTTGGATCCATCTGTTTTGTGTTGTGTCAATTACAGAGTGCAATGGAGTACGTATTTGGTTCAACATTTGTTTGCAAAACTGTTGATGCGGCACGAGAGGTAAGATGTCAAAtgtaatatttataatattgataACTTTATATTAGTATGGCATTTATCATTGTCCTTGTCTCAATCTGGTTAAGATACCAGACGGCAGAAAATTATGTTCTTCAACTAAAGAAAGACTACTGAGCTCTGTGTTTGTTTGAAATTCAGGGaattaatgatattattcatgttttgatttattgaaTTAAGCAGGAAAATATGGAGAAACTTCATCATATTCTTCGGAATACCAGAGGAACTGAAtatttaggggtcgtttggtagggtGTATAAGGATAAtgctaaatagagtgtattagtaatgcttgtattagttatgcttgcatgaattatgcattgtttggtttggtgtattaaaactagcatgcattgcataattttctttaaaagtagtatttatttacaaagataccctcCACAAATATGGTGGGAAAGATGTAAAAAAGTTTTTGAAGGGCAATTGTGTCTTTAACCTTGCTAATGTATGCATTAAATCcccttgcattactaatcccaTGGATTTTCATGTAGAAATAATACACTCgtcaatacacaatagagtattagttatacatgagCTGAAAAAGTCTATCAAACAAGGTACTATTAATACGCAAAGcaaatgcatgcattatttctTCTAATACACTCTATGAACGACCCCTTAGTGTGTTGAATTTACTTGCCTTGTTAGAAGTTGAGAATTACAGCTTGCAATTAATGTTGTAAAGGGTTGCATATTCATTACCATAGGAATTGGGTTCAAGCTTTTCCTAGCCCCTTCTCACCAATGGACTCCTTGAGGTGCACATTAGTTCTGTAGCTTCTTGCTACACAAGTTGGATATATCTTCTCGTTAAGTTAGCGTTTTAGTGCAGACTCAATGGCCAATGCACACTTCAATGCTCATTGACTTTTTCTTAACTAAGAAAACATAATATAGCTGGCAAGAAGAATGTGTCAAGGATGAGAATAAGGAAGTAGAAGTTTAATATAAGAGCACTAGTCACTACTTTGTATCAGAAACTTGAAATTACATTATTACATCTGATATTAGAAATTtaatactccctttgtttcaatttgttcgtCAAACTGAGTAAGagatttaagaaagtaaaagaagactttttaatcttgtggtcttaaactaacGATTTGtataatgtaccaaaatgtctttAATCTTgcggtcttaaacatgtcatatgGGATGTTGAAGTTAAAGAGTTGCCAAGTTTGGAAAGAGACGTTCTTTTTGgaacaaactaaaaaaggaaagtgagataaataaattaaaacagagggagtataatttTTGAACTCGATTGACATAGTGTTTACTTCATATTCCAATAAAAATGAAGTTTTTGAATCCTttagtttttattattgttgtttttaattatatcactcaacaacaacaatatacctaGTGTGATCCCACAAATGGGGTATGAGGAGGGTAAGATGTACtaagaccttacccctaccttgatATAGGAAGGGAGGctgttttcgatagaccctcggctcaagaaaagcattaaaaaatgtttgacaaatacaaaaagtaaaagcTATGGTGAACTTATATCACCCATCACAgacaaaaataattacaaacacaACACATATATCTATAAACGTGTGAAATTACATATTTCTTTAATCCTTGCCTTTTTCACTGAAGCTTGCATTTTGGTTGCTTACCACATATAAAAGTTCAGTAGACActcaattattttttgagttttttatcCTTTGAAAATAATGCTTGACATATTGCATATAATACAGGATTCCTTTAAAGAGCTCTTCTTGCACATTATAACTTAATTAAGTTAGGAAAAAAATGTCAGAAAGTGTTTTCTCTTCTGTAGTTTTCTTATCACATGCTATCAAAGTCTCTAAAATTTTCACATAGTAGCAAAGCCTCCATAATCTTGGTAGAGATTTGAT
Protein-coding regions in this window:
- the LOC125859429 gene encoding putative nitric oxide synthase, whose protein sequence is MAPKLLALSSLSSICPFPIPNSSPSSLNIYKFHTPKSTLIFCKSTEPQAISESEPEGYGAAAPTRGDIYLQRQQVVAASSSVLATTKKKKKKKDNIFKISNLAPCCYGCGAPLHTLEVDAPGYVDQETYDLKKKHHQLRKILCGRCRLLSHGHMITAVGGNGGYSGGKQFVTAEELREKLSHVRHEKALIVKLVDIVDFNGSFLARVRDLAGANPIILVITKVDLLPKDTDLNCVGDWVVEATMKKKLNVLSVHLTSSKSLVGISGVVLEIQKEKKGRDVYILGSANVGKSAFINALLNTMSYKDPVAASARKYKPIQSAVPGTTLGPIPIDAFLGGEKLYDTPGVHLHHRQAAVIHAEDLPTLAPQSRLRGQVFPSSGQNLDSQIANRMRSSGLSGLSIFWGGLVRIDVLKVLPETCLTFYGPKALQIHVVPTEEADEFYQKELGVLLTPPTGKEKADDWMGLETKRHLQIKYEDIERPTCDVAISGLGWFSVVPVNKSAGISNPVSEVTAGELTFIVHVPKPVEIFVRSPMPVGKAGGQWYDYRELTEEELEVRPKWFF
- the LOC125859494 gene encoding structural maintenance of chromosomes protein 2-1-like; its protein translation is MHVKEICLEGFKSYATRTVVSGFDPFFNAITGLNGSGKSNILDSICFVLGITNLQQVRASNLQELVYKQGQAGITKATVSVVFDNSDRSRSPLGYEDCAEITVTRQIVVGGRNKYLINGHLAQPNRVQNLFHSVQLNVNNPHFLIMQGRITKVLNMKPPEILSMLEEAAGTRMYETKKEAALKTLEKKQSKVDEIDKLLDQEILPALEKLRKERMQYMQWANGNAELDRLKRFCIAYEYVQAEKVMADAIQGLEGMKSKITEIDSNVGKIQEEVQEMEKRASELQAEKDANMGGEIKLLTEKVDALSCDLVKESSVLKNQEDILKTEKKNCVKIKKNLEELKQSAEEKVAAVSKAEEGASDLKKRAEELSISLEAHEKEYQGVLAGKSSGNEEKCLEEQLADAKVEVGNAETELKQLQTKINHCEKELKGKKTQLLSKREEAAAVENELNNGKKQVEKLQKALESLSYKEEQMDLLQCDRSIEVEAIQKLKDEIRVLSSRLSNIDFTYSDPVKNFNRSKVKGVVAKLIKVKDSSAMTALEVAAGGKLFNIVVDTEDTGKQLLQKGGLRKRVTIIPLNKIQTHPVPPRQQNAAARLVGKGNAEVAISLVGYDEELKSAMEYVFGSTFVCKTVDAAREVAFSREVGIPSVTLEGDIFQPSGLLTGGSRRGGGDLLRQLHALAEAQSKLSIHQKRLSEIDAKINQLIPLQRKFKDLKAQLELASYDLSLSQSRAEQNEHHKLGELVKKIEQELGEAKSGVEEKKLVYESCLAKVSCLEKSIHDHAGNRESRLKDLENKIKTIKRQMQSSLKDLKGHDNERERLIMEMEAVKQEHASLESQLVSLNKQIDDLASEVDSQKAKVASLQDDAGHAQSELNSARLKIKECDSQISSILKEQQRLQNKISETNLEKKKMENEVKRMEMEQKDCSLKVEKLIEKHAWIGSEKQLFGRSGTDYDFGSRDPRDARETFEKVQADQSGLEKRVNKKVMSMFEKAEDEYNDLMSKKNIIENDKSKIKKVIEELDEKKKETLKVTWEKVNRDFGSIFSTLLPGTMAKLDPPEGGSFLDGLEVRVAFGSVWKQSLSELSGGQRSLLALSLILALLLFKPAPLYILDEVDAALDLSHTQNIGRMIKSHFPHSQFIVVSLKEGMFNNANVLFRTKFVDGVSTVQRTVAAKNK